From the Meleagris gallopavo isolate NT-WF06-2002-E0010 breed Aviagen turkey brand Nicholas breeding stock chromosome 17, Turkey_5.1, whole genome shotgun sequence genome, one window contains:
- the ABCB9 gene encoding ATP-binding cassette sub-family B member 9 isoform X1, whose amino-acid sequence MRAWKAVASTLVLSGADVVVTTLLYAHGRRGQDILQDLRHFNIFNSLLDIWGGCLYRSCVLLGAAIGVATNTAYGPRRLRASRTFIAVVCLLMGIYMMVKLLLYSEVRRTIRDPWFWGLFAWTYVALVATFGLWQLLACVTSSREALGHGSESRTEAEESCDAPRDKREEAAGPTIHKLLSYTKPDAVFLGIASFFLLVAALGETFLPYYTGLAIDGIVVQKSMDRFSTAVLVMSLLAIGSSFAAGIRGGVFTLIFARLNIRLRNCLFRSLVSQEMSFFDENRTGDVISRLTSDTTIVSDLVSQNINIFLRNVVKATGVIFFMFSLSWKLSLVTFMGFPIIMLVSDIYGKYYKKLSKDVQNALAKANNTAEETISAMKTVRSFANEEAEANVYWQKLQQVYRLNKREALAYTYYVWSSGLTLLVVQVSILYYGGHLVISGQMTSGNLISFIIYEFVLGDCMESVGSVYSGLMQGVGAAEKVFEFIDRKPTMVNDGSLAPDHVDGKVEFRNVTFSYRTRSATQVLQNVSFTLHPGKVTALVGPSGSGKSSCVNILENFYPLQDGQVLLDGHPINMYDHKYLHSVISLVSQEPVLFARSIADNISYGLASASFESVVQAAQKANAHAFITELQDGYHTEAGEKGAQLSGGQKQRVAIARALIRTPPILILDEATSALDAESEHAIQQAIYGDLQNHTVLVIAHRLSTVEKAHNIIVLDKGRVVQQGSHKELMEEGGLYSKLVQRQILGLEAGSADSRQPTARGDSAKAPGGLEGEFRIDHSLPAAAQDDCNNTAHK is encoded by the exons ATGCGTGCCTGGAAAGCGGTGGCCAGCACACTGGTGCTGAGTGGGGCCGATGTGGTGGTCACCACGCTGCTCTATGCTCACGGCCGGCGTGGTCAGGACATCCTTCAGGACCTGCGGCACTTCAACATCTTCAACTCGCTGCTGGACATCTGGGGGGGCTGTCTCTACCgtagctgtgtgctgctgggggcCGCCATCGGGGTGGCCACCAACACGGCCTATGGCCCCCGGCGCCTCAGGGCCTCGCGGACCTTCATTGCTGTTGTCTGCCTCCTTATGGGCATCTACATGATGGTGAAGCTGCTGCTCTATTCTGAGGTGCGGAGGACCATCAGGGACCCCTGGTTCTGGGGGCTCTTTGCTTGGACCTACGTGGCGTTAGTGGCCACCTTTGGGCTGTGGCAGCTGCTGGCCTGTGTCACATCTTCCCGCGAGGCGCTGGGGCATGGCTCTGAGTCCCGCACCGAGGCAGAGGAGAGTTGCGACGCCCCACGGGACAAGCGAGAGGAGGCAGCGGGACCCACCATCCATAAGCTGCTGTCCTACACCAAACCAGATGCCGTCTTCCTGGGTAttgcttccttcttcctccttgtGGCCGCGCTCG GAGAGACTTTCCTGCCCTACTACACAGGGTTGGCCATTGACGGCATCGTGGTGCAGAAGAGCATGGACCGCTTCTCCACAGCGGTGCTGGTCATGTCGCTGCTCGCCATAGGAAG CTCATTTGCCGCAGGTATCCGGGGCGGCGTTTTTACGCTCATATTTGCAAGACTGAACATCCGCCTTCGCAACTGCCTCTTCAGGTCGCTGGTGTCTCAAGAGATGAGTTTCTTTGATGAGAATCGCACAG GGGATGTCATCTCCCGCCTGACATCGGACACAACCATTGTGAGTGACCTGGTCTCCCAGAACATCAACATCTTCCTGCGCAATGTGGTGAAGGCCACAGGGGTGATCTTCTTCATGTTCAGCCTCTCATGGAAGCTCTCGCTTGTCACCTTCATGGGCTTCCCCATCATCATGCTGGTGTCTGACATCTATGGGAAGTACTACAAG AAGCTCTCCAAGGATGTGCAGAACGCCCTGGCCAAGGCCAACAACACTGCCGAGGAGACCATCTCCGCCATGAAGACTGTCCGCAGCTTTGCCAATGAGGAGGCAGAGGCAAATGTGTActggcagaagctgcagcaggtGTACAGACTCAACAAGCGGGAGGCCCTGGCGTACACTTACTATGTGTGGTCCAGCGGG CTCACCCTGCTGGTGGTCCAGGTCAGCATCCTGTACTATGGAGGGCACCTCGTGATCTCAGGGCAAATGACGAGTGGAAACCTGATATCCTTCATCATTTATGAGTTCGTCTTAGGAGACTGCATGGAG TCTGTGGGCTCTGTCTACAGCGGCCTGATGCAGGGAGTGGGTGCTGCTGAGAAGGTGTTTGAGTTCATCGACCGCAAGCCAACAATGGTCAACGATGGGTCGCTGGCCCCAGACCATGTGGATGGAAAGGTGGAGTTCAGAAATGTGACGTTCTCTTACCGCACTCGTTCCGCAACACAGGTCCTCCAG AATGTGTCCTTCACCCTGCACCCTGGCAAAGTGACAGCACTGGTGGGCCCCTCGGGGAGTGGGAAGAGTTCCTGCGTCAACATCCTGGAGAACTTCTACCCTTTGCAAGATGGgcaggtgctgctggatgggCATCCCATTAACATGTATGATCACAAGTACCTGCACTCAGTG ATCTCCCTGGTCAGTCAAGAGCCAGTGCTGTTTGCTCGCTCTATTGCCGATAATATTTCTTATGGCTTAGCTTCAGCCTCTTTTGAGTCGGTtgttcaggctgcccagaaggcTAACGCACACGCCTTCATCACGGAGCTACAGGATGGCTACCACACAG AGGCAGGTGAAAAAGGAGCTCAGCTATCAGGTGGCCAGAAGCAGAGAGTGGCTATTGCCAGGGCCTTGATCCGAACCCCTCCCATCCTAATCCTGGATGAAGCCACAAGTGCACTGGATGCAGAGAGTGAACATGCG ATTCAGCAGGCGATTTACGGTGACTTGCAGAACCACACAGTGCTTGTCATAGCTCACAGGCTGAGCACTGTCGAGAAGGCACACAACATCATTGTGCTGGACAAGGGCCGCGTGGTGCAGCAGGGCTCACACAAGGAGCTCATGGAAGAAGGAGGTCTTTATTCCAAGCTGGTGCAGAGACAGATCCTGGGGCTCGAGGCGGGTAGCGCAGACAGCCGCCAACCCACAGCCCGGGGGGATTCAGCGAAGGCGCCCGGCGGGCTGGAGGGAGAGTTCAGGATAGACCATTCCCTCCCAGCTGCGGCACAGGACGACTGTAACAACACAGCTCATAAGTGA
- the ABCB9 gene encoding ATP-binding cassette sub-family B member 9 isoform X3, which yields MRAWKAVASTLVLSGADVVVTTLLYAHGRRGQDILQDLRHFNIFNSLLDIWGGCLYRSCVLLGAAIGVATNTAYGPRRLRASRTFIAVVCLLMGIYMMVKLLLYSEVRRTIRDPWFWGLFAWTYVALVATFGLWQLLACVTSSREALGHGSESRTEAEESCDAPRDKREEAAGPTIHKLLSYTKPDAVFLGIASFFLLVAALGETFLPYYTGLAIDGIVVQKSMDRFSTAVLVMSLLAIGSSFAAGIRGGVFTLIFARLNIRLRNCLFRSLVSQEMSFFDENRTGDVISRLTSDTTIVSDLVSQNINIFLRNVVKATGVIFFMFSLSWKLSLVTFMGFPIIMLVSDIYGKYYKKLSKDVQNALAKANNTAEETISAMKTVRSFANEEAEANVYWQKLQQVYRLNKREALAYTYYVWSSGLTLLVVQVSILYYGGHLVISGQMTSGNLISFIIYEFVLGDCMESVGSVYSGLMQGVGAAEKVFEFIDRKPTMVNDGSLAPDHVDGKVEFRNVTFSYRTRSATQVLQISLVSQEPVLFARSIADNISYGLASASFESVVQAAQKANAHAFITELQDGYHTEAGEKGAQLSGGQKQRVAIARALIRTPPILILDEATSALDAESEHAIQQAIYGDLQNHTVLVIAHRLSTVEKAHNIIVLDKGRVVQQGSHKELMEEGGLYSKLVQRQILGLEAGSADSRQPTARGDSAKAPGGLEGEFRIDHSLPAAAQDDCNNTAHK from the exons ATGCGTGCCTGGAAAGCGGTGGCCAGCACACTGGTGCTGAGTGGGGCCGATGTGGTGGTCACCACGCTGCTCTATGCTCACGGCCGGCGTGGTCAGGACATCCTTCAGGACCTGCGGCACTTCAACATCTTCAACTCGCTGCTGGACATCTGGGGGGGCTGTCTCTACCgtagctgtgtgctgctgggggcCGCCATCGGGGTGGCCACCAACACGGCCTATGGCCCCCGGCGCCTCAGGGCCTCGCGGACCTTCATTGCTGTTGTCTGCCTCCTTATGGGCATCTACATGATGGTGAAGCTGCTGCTCTATTCTGAGGTGCGGAGGACCATCAGGGACCCCTGGTTCTGGGGGCTCTTTGCTTGGACCTACGTGGCGTTAGTGGCCACCTTTGGGCTGTGGCAGCTGCTGGCCTGTGTCACATCTTCCCGCGAGGCGCTGGGGCATGGCTCTGAGTCCCGCACCGAGGCAGAGGAGAGTTGCGACGCCCCACGGGACAAGCGAGAGGAGGCAGCGGGACCCACCATCCATAAGCTGCTGTCCTACACCAAACCAGATGCCGTCTTCCTGGGTAttgcttccttcttcctccttgtGGCCGCGCTCG GAGAGACTTTCCTGCCCTACTACACAGGGTTGGCCATTGACGGCATCGTGGTGCAGAAGAGCATGGACCGCTTCTCCACAGCGGTGCTGGTCATGTCGCTGCTCGCCATAGGAAG CTCATTTGCCGCAGGTATCCGGGGCGGCGTTTTTACGCTCATATTTGCAAGACTGAACATCCGCCTTCGCAACTGCCTCTTCAGGTCGCTGGTGTCTCAAGAGATGAGTTTCTTTGATGAGAATCGCACAG GGGATGTCATCTCCCGCCTGACATCGGACACAACCATTGTGAGTGACCTGGTCTCCCAGAACATCAACATCTTCCTGCGCAATGTGGTGAAGGCCACAGGGGTGATCTTCTTCATGTTCAGCCTCTCATGGAAGCTCTCGCTTGTCACCTTCATGGGCTTCCCCATCATCATGCTGGTGTCTGACATCTATGGGAAGTACTACAAG AAGCTCTCCAAGGATGTGCAGAACGCCCTGGCCAAGGCCAACAACACTGCCGAGGAGACCATCTCCGCCATGAAGACTGTCCGCAGCTTTGCCAATGAGGAGGCAGAGGCAAATGTGTActggcagaagctgcagcaggtGTACAGACTCAACAAGCGGGAGGCCCTGGCGTACACTTACTATGTGTGGTCCAGCGGG CTCACCCTGCTGGTGGTCCAGGTCAGCATCCTGTACTATGGAGGGCACCTCGTGATCTCAGGGCAAATGACGAGTGGAAACCTGATATCCTTCATCATTTATGAGTTCGTCTTAGGAGACTGCATGGAG TCTGTGGGCTCTGTCTACAGCGGCCTGATGCAGGGAGTGGGTGCTGCTGAGAAGGTGTTTGAGTTCATCGACCGCAAGCCAACAATGGTCAACGATGGGTCGCTGGCCCCAGACCATGTGGATGGAAAGGTGGAGTTCAGAAATGTGACGTTCTCTTACCGCACTCGTTCCGCAACACAGGTCCTCCAG ATCTCCCTGGTCAGTCAAGAGCCAGTGCTGTTTGCTCGCTCTATTGCCGATAATATTTCTTATGGCTTAGCTTCAGCCTCTTTTGAGTCGGTtgttcaggctgcccagaaggcTAACGCACACGCCTTCATCACGGAGCTACAGGATGGCTACCACACAG AGGCAGGTGAAAAAGGAGCTCAGCTATCAGGTGGCCAGAAGCAGAGAGTGGCTATTGCCAGGGCCTTGATCCGAACCCCTCCCATCCTAATCCTGGATGAAGCCACAAGTGCACTGGATGCAGAGAGTGAACATGCG ATTCAGCAGGCGATTTACGGTGACTTGCAGAACCACACAGTGCTTGTCATAGCTCACAGGCTGAGCACTGTCGAGAAGGCACACAACATCATTGTGCTGGACAAGGGCCGCGTGGTGCAGCAGGGCTCACACAAGGAGCTCATGGAAGAAGGAGGTCTTTATTCCAAGCTGGTGCAGAGACAGATCCTGGGGCTCGAGGCGGGTAGCGCAGACAGCCGCCAACCCACAGCCCGGGGGGATTCAGCGAAGGCGCCCGGCGGGCTGGAGGGAGAGTTCAGGATAGACCATTCCCTCCCAGCTGCGGCACAGGACGACTGTAACAACACAGCTCATAAGTGA
- the OGFOD2 gene encoding 2-oxoglutarate and iron-dependent oxygenase domain-containing protein 2 has product MPKGRPNSMNNYGVLLNELGMDESFITPLREKYLRPITALLYPDLGGACLDSHKAFVVKYSLHEDLDLSSHYDNAEVTLNVSLGKDFTEGNLYFGDFRQDPSPVPSYIEVEHVGTQGLLHRGGQIHGALPIASGERWNLIIWMRSSAIRNQLCPMCNQKPQLVEAEGFGDGFTETCEEDVPETVDLCSVW; this is encoded by the exons ATGCCTAAAGGCCGGCCCAACAGCATGAATAACTATGGG GTTTTACTCAACGAGCTAGGGATGGATGAAAGTTTCATCACACCCCTGCGTGAAAAATATCTGCGTCCCATCACAGCCCTGCTTTATCCTGACTTGGGGGGTGCCTGCCTGGACAGTCATAAGGCATTTGTTGTCAAGTACTCGTTGCACGAAGATCTGGATCTGAGCTCTCATTATGACAATGCAGAAGTCACCCTAAACGTTTCTCTGGGAAAAGACTTCACAGAAGGCAATTTGTACTTCGGGGATTTCAGACAG GATCCTTCCCCTGTGCCAAGCTACATAGAGGTGGAACACGTGGGAACCCAGGGGCTGTTGCACCGAGGAGGGCAGATCCACGGGGCGCTTCCCATCGCCTCGGGGGAACGCTGGAACCTCATCATTTGGATGAGATCATCAGCCATCCGCAACCAGCTGTGTCCCATGTGCAACCAGAAACCCCAGCTGGTGGAGGCAGAGGGGTTTGGAGACGGGTTCACAGAAACCTGTGAAGAAGACGTGCCTGAGACCGTGGATCTCTGCTCGGTGTGGTAG
- the ABCB9 gene encoding ATP-binding cassette sub-family B member 9 isoform X2, with protein MRAWKAVASTLVLSGADVVVTTLLYAHGRRGQDILQDLRHFNIFNSLLDIWGGCLYRSCVLLGAAIGVATNTAYGPRRLRASRTFIAVVCLLMGIYMMVKLLLYSEVRRTIRDPWFWGLFAWTYVALVATFGLWQLLACVTSSREALGHGSESRTEAEESCDAPRDKREEAAGPTIHKLLSYTKPDAVFLGIASFFLLVAALGLAIDGIVVQKSMDRFSTAVLVMSLLAIGSSFAAGIRGGVFTLIFARLNIRLRNCLFRSLVSQEMSFFDENRTGDVISRLTSDTTIVSDLVSQNINIFLRNVVKATGVIFFMFSLSWKLSLVTFMGFPIIMLVSDIYGKYYKKLSKDVQNALAKANNTAEETISAMKTVRSFANEEAEANVYWQKLQQVYRLNKREALAYTYYVWSSGLTLLVVQVSILYYGGHLVISGQMTSGNLISFIIYEFVLGDCMESVGSVYSGLMQGVGAAEKVFEFIDRKPTMVNDGSLAPDHVDGKVEFRNVTFSYRTRSATQVLQNVSFTLHPGKVTALVGPSGSGKSSCVNILENFYPLQDGQVLLDGHPINMYDHKYLHSVISLVSQEPVLFARSIADNISYGLASASFESVVQAAQKANAHAFITELQDGYHTEAGEKGAQLSGGQKQRVAIARALIRTPPILILDEATSALDAESEHAIQQAIYGDLQNHTVLVIAHRLSTVEKAHNIIVLDKGRVVQQGSHKELMEEGGLYSKLVQRQILGLEAGSADSRQPTARGDSAKAPGGLEGEFRIDHSLPAAAQDDCNNTAHK; from the exons ATGCGTGCCTGGAAAGCGGTGGCCAGCACACTGGTGCTGAGTGGGGCCGATGTGGTGGTCACCACGCTGCTCTATGCTCACGGCCGGCGTGGTCAGGACATCCTTCAGGACCTGCGGCACTTCAACATCTTCAACTCGCTGCTGGACATCTGGGGGGGCTGTCTCTACCgtagctgtgtgctgctgggggcCGCCATCGGGGTGGCCACCAACACGGCCTATGGCCCCCGGCGCCTCAGGGCCTCGCGGACCTTCATTGCTGTTGTCTGCCTCCTTATGGGCATCTACATGATGGTGAAGCTGCTGCTCTATTCTGAGGTGCGGAGGACCATCAGGGACCCCTGGTTCTGGGGGCTCTTTGCTTGGACCTACGTGGCGTTAGTGGCCACCTTTGGGCTGTGGCAGCTGCTGGCCTGTGTCACATCTTCCCGCGAGGCGCTGGGGCATGGCTCTGAGTCCCGCACCGAGGCAGAGGAGAGTTGCGACGCCCCACGGGACAAGCGAGAGGAGGCAGCGGGACCCACCATCCATAAGCTGCTGTCCTACACCAAACCAGATGCCGTCTTCCTGGGTAttgcttccttcttcctccttgtGGCCGCGCTCG GGTTGGCCATTGACGGCATCGTGGTGCAGAAGAGCATGGACCGCTTCTCCACAGCGGTGCTGGTCATGTCGCTGCTCGCCATAGGAAG CTCATTTGCCGCAGGTATCCGGGGCGGCGTTTTTACGCTCATATTTGCAAGACTGAACATCCGCCTTCGCAACTGCCTCTTCAGGTCGCTGGTGTCTCAAGAGATGAGTTTCTTTGATGAGAATCGCACAG GGGATGTCATCTCCCGCCTGACATCGGACACAACCATTGTGAGTGACCTGGTCTCCCAGAACATCAACATCTTCCTGCGCAATGTGGTGAAGGCCACAGGGGTGATCTTCTTCATGTTCAGCCTCTCATGGAAGCTCTCGCTTGTCACCTTCATGGGCTTCCCCATCATCATGCTGGTGTCTGACATCTATGGGAAGTACTACAAG AAGCTCTCCAAGGATGTGCAGAACGCCCTGGCCAAGGCCAACAACACTGCCGAGGAGACCATCTCCGCCATGAAGACTGTCCGCAGCTTTGCCAATGAGGAGGCAGAGGCAAATGTGTActggcagaagctgcagcaggtGTACAGACTCAACAAGCGGGAGGCCCTGGCGTACACTTACTATGTGTGGTCCAGCGGG CTCACCCTGCTGGTGGTCCAGGTCAGCATCCTGTACTATGGAGGGCACCTCGTGATCTCAGGGCAAATGACGAGTGGAAACCTGATATCCTTCATCATTTATGAGTTCGTCTTAGGAGACTGCATGGAG TCTGTGGGCTCTGTCTACAGCGGCCTGATGCAGGGAGTGGGTGCTGCTGAGAAGGTGTTTGAGTTCATCGACCGCAAGCCAACAATGGTCAACGATGGGTCGCTGGCCCCAGACCATGTGGATGGAAAGGTGGAGTTCAGAAATGTGACGTTCTCTTACCGCACTCGTTCCGCAACACAGGTCCTCCAG AATGTGTCCTTCACCCTGCACCCTGGCAAAGTGACAGCACTGGTGGGCCCCTCGGGGAGTGGGAAGAGTTCCTGCGTCAACATCCTGGAGAACTTCTACCCTTTGCAAGATGGgcaggtgctgctggatgggCATCCCATTAACATGTATGATCACAAGTACCTGCACTCAGTG ATCTCCCTGGTCAGTCAAGAGCCAGTGCTGTTTGCTCGCTCTATTGCCGATAATATTTCTTATGGCTTAGCTTCAGCCTCTTTTGAGTCGGTtgttcaggctgcccagaaggcTAACGCACACGCCTTCATCACGGAGCTACAGGATGGCTACCACACAG AGGCAGGTGAAAAAGGAGCTCAGCTATCAGGTGGCCAGAAGCAGAGAGTGGCTATTGCCAGGGCCTTGATCCGAACCCCTCCCATCCTAATCCTGGATGAAGCCACAAGTGCACTGGATGCAGAGAGTGAACATGCG ATTCAGCAGGCGATTTACGGTGACTTGCAGAACCACACAGTGCTTGTCATAGCTCACAGGCTGAGCACTGTCGAGAAGGCACACAACATCATTGTGCTGGACAAGGGCCGCGTGGTGCAGCAGGGCTCACACAAGGAGCTCATGGAAGAAGGAGGTCTTTATTCCAAGCTGGTGCAGAGACAGATCCTGGGGCTCGAGGCGGGTAGCGCAGACAGCCGCCAACCCACAGCCCGGGGGGATTCAGCGAAGGCGCCCGGCGGGCTGGAGGGAGAGTTCAGGATAGACCATTCCCTCCCAGCTGCGGCACAGGACGACTGTAACAACACAGCTCATAAGTGA
- the ARL6IP4 gene encoding ADP-ribosylation factor-like protein 6-interacting protein 4, translating into MARGRSRKRSRSSSSRSPSGSGREKRGARSGAASPGPRHRPSSAAAREGRKKEGRKKKKRKANASSSDSSSSSRSSSSSSSTSSSDSDTRAKRHGRRKRGKHKDKKKKKKTKKKLKKKSKERVKEDRGVGEALPGPSLELWQKEPQADPGPVLTDEQKSRIQAMKPMTKEEWDARQSVIRRVVDPETGRTRLIKGDGEVLEEIVSKERHKEINKQATRGDGLAFQVRTGMLQ; encoded by the exons ATGGCTCGCGGGCGGTCCCGGAAGCGGtcccggagcagcagcagccgcaGCCCCTCTGGGAGCGGACGGGAGAAGCGCGGCGCGAGGAGCGGTGCGGCCTCCCCCGGTCCCCGGCACCGGCCGAGCTCTGCGGCCGCCAGGGAAG gaaggaagaaggagggaaggaagaaaaagaagaggaaggcaAATGCTTCATCCTCTGACAGTTCATCCTCCTCCCGCTCCtcatcatcctcctcctccacctcctccagtGACAGTGACACCAGAGCGAAGCGGCACGGCAGAAGGAAGCGAGGGAAACACAAAgacaagaagaagaagaagaagacaaaaaagaaattgaagaagAAGTCAAAAGAAAGAGTTAAGGAGGACAGAGGCGTGGGTGAGGCACTGCCCGGCCCATCGCTGGAGCTGTGGCAGAAGGAGCCACAGGCGGATCCTGGGCCAG TTCTGACAGATGAGCAGAAGTCCCGGATCCAAGCTATGAAGCCAATGACAAAGGAGGAATGGGACGCGAGGCAGAGTGTTATCAGAAGAGTGGTGGATCCTGAAACAGGGAGAACCAG GCTTATTAAGGGAGATGGAGAAGTGCTGGAGGAGATCGTCAGCAAGGAGAGACACAAGGAGATTAACAAG CAAGCTACCCGTGGGGATGGGCTGGCCTTCCAGGTGAGAACGGGGATGCTGCAGTGA